In one Streptomyces sp. NBC_01288 genomic region, the following are encoded:
- a CDS encoding MFS transporter produces the protein MTTAPSTRTAATGPGLTTGTLVAGLLAVCLAQIGLAIPATLNGLFQSDLHPVGSQLTWISDAFLLPVAVLELTFGLLGDLFGRKRLLVGGAALLAVGELTSATASGVHQLWAGQALAGLGAAALFPTSLAILAAGTTSPAQRARVIAMWAALLSTGGFLAPLLGGVTATYGSWRWSFVVVTAVAVVSVAVSALFVVNSSAPEGRSLDIAGQVTIGLGLFALLYAIIQGPTDGWASPSIVIAFVLAAVFLAAFVLAEKRAKSPLLRLDLFSNRAFAVASIVAVVGMFAFLGTAYSVSIRLGPVQDQAPMRTGLAFVLLNGITLAMLPVTERLLRAVAPGLLLGSGLLLIAAGDYLAATLPITDTAFTSLIVPLGLVGLGFSVTVTSITATAVNTVPTHLAGMASATTNLLRDFGFTLGPAVIGAVALSRAASSFSDSLHGSALPSALKGAGTAVLEEGGPLAVNGASAASPKLADLHPLALDALGHGYSIGFVVCGTAALCSALLALVTLRGRATPDGGTASQGDVAARDVSAQES, from the coding sequence ATGACGACCGCACCCTCCACCAGGACCGCAGCCACCGGTCCCGGTCTGACCACCGGCACCCTGGTCGCCGGTCTCCTCGCCGTCTGCCTCGCCCAGATCGGCCTGGCCATACCGGCCACGCTCAACGGGTTGTTCCAGTCCGACCTGCATCCGGTCGGCTCCCAACTCACCTGGATCTCCGACGCGTTCCTGCTCCCGGTCGCCGTGCTGGAGCTGACCTTCGGCCTGCTCGGCGATCTCTTCGGCCGCAAGCGGCTGCTGGTCGGCGGCGCCGCGCTGCTGGCCGTGGGCGAGTTGACCAGTGCCACCGCCTCCGGAGTCCACCAACTCTGGGCCGGGCAGGCCCTGGCGGGCCTCGGCGCCGCCGCCCTGTTCCCGACCTCGCTGGCCATCCTGGCCGCCGGCACCACCTCACCCGCGCAGCGCGCCCGGGTCATCGCGATGTGGGCGGCCCTGCTCTCCACCGGCGGTTTCCTCGCCCCGCTGCTCGGCGGCGTCACCGCCACCTACGGCTCCTGGCGCTGGTCCTTCGTCGTGGTCACCGCCGTCGCCGTGGTGAGCGTCGCGGTCAGCGCCCTGTTCGTCGTCAACTCCAGTGCGCCGGAGGGCCGTTCACTCGACATAGCGGGCCAGGTGACCATCGGTCTGGGCCTGTTCGCTCTGCTCTACGCCATCATCCAGGGCCCGACGGACGGCTGGGCCTCGCCCTCCATCGTCATCGCCTTCGTCCTGGCGGCCGTGTTCCTCGCCGCCTTCGTCCTGGCCGAGAAGCGCGCCAAGTCCCCGCTCCTGCGCCTGGATCTGTTCAGCAACCGTGCCTTCGCGGTGGCCTCGATCGTGGCCGTGGTGGGCATGTTCGCCTTCCTGGGCACCGCCTACTCCGTCAGCATCCGGCTCGGCCCGGTGCAGGACCAGGCCCCGATGCGGACGGGCCTGGCGTTCGTCCTGCTCAACGGCATCACGCTGGCGATGCTGCCCGTGACCGAACGACTGCTGCGAGCGGTCGCACCGGGTCTCCTGCTGGGCTCGGGGCTGCTGCTGATCGCGGCGGGCGACTACCTGGCGGCCACGCTGCCGATCACCGACACCGCCTTCACCTCGCTGATCGTGCCGCTCGGTCTGGTCGGCCTGGGCTTCTCGGTCACCGTCACCTCGATCACCGCGACGGCCGTCAACACCGTGCCGACCCACCTGGCCGGCATGGCCAGCGCCACCACCAACCTGCTCCGGGACTTCGGTTTCACCCTCGGCCCTGCCGTCATCGGCGCCGTCGCCCTCAGCCGCGCGGCCAGCAGCTTCTCCGACTCCCTGCACGGCTCCGCGCTGCCGTCGGCGCTGAAGGGCGCGGGCACGGCCGTACTGGAAGAAGGCGGTCCGCTCGCGGTGAACGGTGCCTCGGCGGCCTCGCCGAAGCTGGCCGACCTGCATCCGCTCGCCCTGGACGCCCTCGGCCACGGCTACTCGATCGGCTTCGTGGTCTGCGGTACGGCGGCGCTGTGCTCGGCGCTGCTGGCTCTGGTCACGCTCCGGGGCCGTGCCACTCCCGATGGCGGCACGGCCTCACAGGGCGATGTCGCCGCACGTGACGTCTCCGCGCAGGAGTCGTAG